The following coding sequences lie in one Cotesia glomerata isolate CgM1 linkage group LG5, MPM_Cglom_v2.3, whole genome shotgun sequence genomic window:
- the LOC123265262 gene encoding gametogenetin-binding protein 2-like, producing the protein MAKLVDIWRCDQPVNLTQRQMPLIVDETLTMIMDLNNLGYINESPLAKGKQLEEFMRKLEMLTEEEVKASFKVTHKDMLSILSQTVPCVGCRRSVERLFFELMGSGHQALDPLIVTPEGILTISEKSLQSPRLLCTMLQGHSDRLHNLVERQPRNKKSLRCALHSMDIQRMRPPANAWKEAWDVMKSPCRQEVTLIETDTLEATLETYLRKHRFCGECRTKVLLASTLLTSEPNPSKEKGYIAALYKDIKRCTPDNHVHLSTNTEYITDLIGRAQPEVMGRERHAKTLEIAQEEVLTCLGICVANRLHRIHRRLKEEETICRVFAAVAIDALSRNFQMAVEEKQGISQLELLYEELTREELLKQQRREKLRLKRKKKKERKYENTEEKENNCECSKEKGKGNDCICTESKPTTQNNDRHKLQILDPKNKGQPTCKCPDCLKKTKNSDNKKQTQSQSSTFRSKNSSRKLTQPKVEQIKDVITKEKEKDENPCKFCEEDPHDMCSCYEEFFEKRDDGKWHLRQGGKTLPEEDLLKWVDFNKRYELKLREIMSRASSEPSQDCGYSSEHNVSSSSLPSTPEGSEVACSEGCCSHDGDCPDNRPWDKLDHSRLGVSLLGEQGLTLTQMLEDSHSSDNEGTESYIPVEEVQEFKSRMCQVSEKRLELRKNLRHRFAMLCSHYKNFGIPH; encoded by the exons atggcAAAACTTGTGGATATATGGCGGTGTGACCAACCGGTCAATTTGACGCAACGACAAATGCCCTTGATTGTTGACGAAACTTTAACT ATGATCATGGACTTAAACAACCTAGGGTACATCAATGAGAGTCCTTTGGCTAAAGGAAAACAACTTGAAGAATTTATGAGAAAATTAGAAATGTTAACTGAAGAAGAAGTCAAGGCTTCGTTTAAGGTTACCCATAAGGATATGTTATCTATTTTGAGCCAGACTGTGCCCTGTGTTGGTTGCCGAAGAAG cgttgaaagattattttttgaactgATGGGATCAGGTCATCAAGCACTGGATCCGTTGATCGTGACTCCAGAAGGAATTTTGACTATCTCTGAAAAAAGTTTACAATCTCCAAGATTGCTTTGTACTATGCTTCAAGGTCAtag tgatCGATTACACAATTTAGTAGAACGCCAACcacgaaataaaaaatcacttcGTTGTGCTTTGCATTCGATGGATATTCAACGTATGAGACCCCCAGCAAATGCATGGAAAGAAGCATGGGATGTAATGAAGTCACCGTGCCGTCAAGAAGTAACTCTCATTGAAACGGATACTCTGGAAGCTACTTTAGAAACCTATTTACGAAAACATAGGTTTTGTGGGGAATGTCGTACAAAAGTTTTGTTAGCTTCGACTCTTCTTACCTCGGAACCTAATCCTTCGAAGGAAAAAGGATATATAGCTGCTTTATACAAAGATATTAAACGTTGTACTCCTGACAATCATGTTCATTTATCTACTAATACGGAGTACATTACTGACTTAATTGGACGTGCGCAGCCAGAAGTAATGGGCcg agagcGTCATGCTAAAACATTAGAAATTGCCCAAGAAGAAGTACTTACTTGTCTTGGAATCTGCGTTGCTAACAGACTTCATCGTATTCATCGACGTTTGAAAGAAGAAGAAACAATTTGCCGTGTATTTGCTGCTGTTGCTATTGACGCACTGTCGCGTAATTTTCAAATGGCTGTTGAAGAAAAACAGGGGATTTCTCAATTAGAGCTTCTATATGAGGAACTTACTCGAGAAGAATTACTAAAGCAGCAACGTCGAGAGAAATTACGCCTTAAGAGGAAGAAAAAGAAGGAACGCAAATATGAAAATActgaagaaaaagaaaataattgtgaa TGTTCGAAAGAAAAAGGTAAAGGAAATGATTGCATTTGTACAGAATCTAAACCAACGACTCAAAATAATGATCGCCATAag cttcAAATTTTGGATCCAAAGAATAAAGGACAACCTACGTGTAAATGTCCTGATTgcctaaaaaaaactaaaaatagtgacaataaaaaacaaactcAAAGCCAATCTTCAACATtccgaagtaaaaattcatCACGAAAGTTAACTCAGCCGAAGGTGGAACAAATTAAAGATGTAATaactaaagaaaaagaaaaagatgaAAACCCATGTAAATTCTGTGAAGAAGATCCACATGATATGTGTTCATGTTACGaggaattttttgaaaaacgtgATGATGGAAAATGGCATTTACGTCAAGGTGGAAAAACTCTTCCAGAAGAGGATTTATTGAAATGGGTGGACTTTAACAAACGTTACGAACTCAAGTTACGAGAGATTATGAGCCGTGCATCAAGTGAGCCATCTCAAGACTGCGGTTATTCGTCTGAGCATAACGTTAGTAGCTCATCTCTGCCAAGTACACCAGAAGGATCTGAGGTCGCGTGTAGCGAGGGCTGTTGTAGCCACGATGGAGACTGCCCTGATAATAGACCTTGGGACAAACTGGATCATTCCAGACTCGGTGTTTCATTATTAGGAGAACAAGGATTAACTCTTACTCAAATGTTAGAg gACTCACATTCATCAGATAATGAAGGCACTGAAAGTTATATTCCTGTAGAAGAAGTGCAAGAATTTAAATCTCGTATGTGTCAAGTGTCTGAAAAACGATTGGaacttcgaaaaaatttacgaCACCGTTTTGCAATGTTGTGCagtcattataaaaattttggcaTTCCGCACTGa
- the LOC123265544 gene encoding mitochondrial import receptor subunit TOM22 homolog, which translates to MATIEELDLTDSGMGSSDIRSPEVKSILPDEEEEDDESLTERLIGLTEMFPEEIRNFGYNLGFCLTSRLKALYKFSCSATWIMFSTSAIIFAPIIIEIERAQMEEMQRSQQKQALLGPSAAMHMGPGMGMGPPVQR; encoded by the exons atggCGACTATTGAAGAGCTTGATCTCACTGACAGCGGAATGGGTAGCAGTGATATTCGTTCTCCAGAAGTTAAATCCATCCTGCCTGATGAAGAGGAGGaagat gaTGAAAGTCTTACGGAAAGACTTATTGGGTTGACAGAAATGTTTCCAGAAGAAATTCGTAATTTCGGGTATAATTTAGGATTTTGTTTAACATCTCGTCTCAAAG CACTCTATAAGTTTTCTTGCTCCGCAACGTGGATAATGTTCAGCACTTCAGCAATCATCTTCGCtccaataataattgaaattgaaagaGCCCAAATGGAGGAGATGCAGCGTTCACAACAGAAGCAAGCACTTCTGGGACCGAGTGCTGCAATGCATATGGGCCCCGGAATGGGCATGGGACCTCCAGTCCAACGATAA
- the LOC123265332 gene encoding uncharacterized protein LOC123265332 isoform X1, producing the protein MDSYVSCIKVRGTRILPPVMTDELRAEMNYYKQLALEVEERLSRLETISTEEVEEEIENSFEEDKPPDSKTSIFYRQESVTSFTGDSPEQSKGEINKISCEQVNDGWKGRSDDETITNSTDVNKYINTSGSSKTDTSEVGKPCVPKTLDIIPITVDHRNLIERKASSDVEEADTEVPKLVRQGSYTLESPSPMLLAHFQQPENDYVPTSTANGVKPREWSVNYCKVEWTLKEKQGIGVKNNHQTDNDLIDRRNSISEDVNKKDYKLIGKKTDKQSSSLNHAAKSVDCIQSMLTKENFSSTSNHQSNIPVVRSKSSNAVKNYLNNFKNSIEICSVAKIYGAQKAFSNGNSPTSRKKYADNKMTRSFEGSSTDQYDSRPVDKSKPVVTSEKLLQVFKEIQKTHHHQMAHLIARQQKEQIIMQQEFEKQQLMLLEQLEKTCPGISLPAIIKKITTPVDKLKRYNSPRDSVSLPKDNQNRSDSESSPLNGSSFGSEGSLSIHFTSHDASLSESKTNRERRSSVSRQLFPLECKSTHVPITNGAVYDDRHIKAATIINAYVRGYLTRRLMKTERVMTLKNTYREALHCMLKLHVDAPWELAELNFHKRLQHQCDAASMSIVELFSQSPSKRMSIISQDRQVKQARQQRPTSAKSSYSFATQRTLARKKFKEMGIITMPEPASRNREPCTARTRCQTWTSNSREKRSPGLINQGIKRSTSAGAVRKPWR; encoded by the exons ATGGATTCGTACGTGAGTTGTATAAAAGTTCGAGGGACACGGATCCTTCCACCTGTT ATGACAGATGAATTGAGAGCAGAGATGAATTATTACAAGCAACTAGCTTTAGAAGTTGAAGAAAGATTATCAAGACTTGAAACTATCAGCACTGAGGAAGTtgaagaagaaatagaaaattcATTTGAAGAAGACAAACCACCAGATTCCAAAACTTCTATTTTTTATCGGCAAGAAAGTGTTACAAGCTTTACTGGTGATAGTCCAGAACAATCCAAGGGagagattaataaaataagctGTGAGCAAGTAAATGATGGATGGAAAGGCCGTTCTGACGATGAGACAATAACTAATAGCACAGATGTTAATAAGTACATAAATACATCGGGTTCTTCCAAGACAGACACATCAGAAGTAGGAAAACCTTGCGTACCCAAAACTTTAGACATTATTCCTATTACAGTAGACcatagaaatttaattgaaagaaaaGCTTCATCTGACGTTGAAGAAGCTGACACTGAAGTTCCAAAATTAGTTAGACAAGGTTCCTATACACTGGAGTCACCAAGCCCAATGCTATTAGCTCACTTCCAGCAACCGGAAAATGATTACGTTCCTACTTCGACGGCTAACGGTGTTAAGCCGAGAGAATGGAGCgttaattattgtaaagtaGAGTGGACGCTTAAAGAAAAACAAGGAATTggtgtaaaaaataatcatcagACGGATAATGATTTGATTGATAGACGAAATAGTATCTCTGaagatgttaataaaaaagattataaattaattggaAAAAAGACTGATAAACAATCAAGTAGCTTAAATCACGCTGCTAAATCTGTTGATTGTATTCAATCGATGTTaacgaaagaaaatttttccagcACTTCCAATCATCAAAGTAACATTCCTGTTGTCAGATCCAAGTCAAGCAAtgctgttaaaaattatttaaataattttaaaaatagtatagAGATTTGCAGTGTTGCTAAAATTTACGGTGCTCAAAAAGCATTTAGTAATGGAAATTCTCCAACTAGTAGAAAGAAATATGCTGACAATAAAATGACCCGGAGCTTTGAAGGTTCAAGCACTGACCAATATGATAGCCGTCCTGTTGATAAATCTAAACCGGTTGTTACATcggaaaaattacttcaagtGTTCAAAGAAATCCAAAAGACTCATCACCACCAAATGGCTCATCTTATCGCTCGGCAACAAAAAGAGCAAATTATTATGCAGCAGGAATTTGAGAAGCAGCAATTGATGCTTCTTGAGCAGCTGGAAAAAACCTGCCCTGGTATTTCTCTCCCGGCGATTATTAAGAAGATTACTACTCCAGtggataaattaaaaagatataATTCTCCACGAGACTCTGTATCCTTGCCGAAAGATAATCAGAATCGGTCGGATAGTGAAAGCAGTCCTCTAAATGGCAGCTCTTTTGGGTCTGAGGGAAGCTTGTCAATTCATTTTACGTCTCATGATGCTTCTTTGTCGGAAAGTAAAACTAATCGTGAAAGAAGATCCAGTGTTAGTCGACAACTATTTCCATTAGAATGTAAATCTACTCATGTTCCTATTACTAATGGAGCTGTTTATGATGATCGTCAT attaaagcTGCCACTATTATTAATGCTTATGTACGTGGTTACTTAACAAGGAGATTAATGAAGACTGAGAGAGTtatgactttaaaaaatacatatagaGAAGCTTTGCATTGTATGTTAAAATTACATGTTGACGCTCCTTGGGAGTTGGCTGAATTAAATTTCCACAAACGTTTACAACATCag TGCGATGCAGCATCTATGAGTATCGTCGAATTATTTTCCCAAAGTCCATCGAAAAGAATGTCTATTATATCACAAGATCGACAAGTAAAGCAAGCACGTCAACAACGACCAACTTCTGCTAAATCTTCGTATTCTTTTGCAACACAACGAACGttagcaagaaaaaaatttaaaga aatgggAATAATAACAATGCCAGAACCAGCATCGAGAAATCGTGAACCCTGTACTGCAAGAACACGATGTCAAACTTGGACATctaattcaagagaaaaacgTTCTCCAGgattaataa atcAAGGCATTAAACGTAGTACGAGTGCTGGTGCCGTCCGTAAACCTTGGCGATAA
- the LOC123265578 gene encoding 3-oxoacyl-[acyl-carrier-protein] synthase, mitochondrial — MNKCGRRVVITGLGVVSPLGVGAKNSWNALLAGKSGIVKLNTPEYETLPCRVAGQIPKGNAPGSLNLDEKFSTSELRSMCPATAYALIAAEEALEDAKWKPDEETHKRDTGVAVGIGMVDLVDVCSMYEAMKKSYSKVSPYFIPRILPNMAAGQISIKYGFRGPNHSVSTACATGAHAIGDAFRFVKGGETSVMVCGAAEACISPLAIAAFCRLRALSTSKNDLPTEASRPFDKDRDGFVMGEGAAILIIEELEHALARNANIYAEILGYGLSGDAAHLTAPSEDGVGAILAMDRACKNAQVDLNDITYVNAHATSTPIGDAVELKAIETLFGAYSKNVTVSSTKGAHGHLLGAAGNLEIAFTILAIKNSVIPPTLNLHNLDYSGPLQFVPHVKKNWSSVSKRTALKNAFGFGGTNASLCFTEFVR, encoded by the exons ATGAATAAGTGCGGGCGAAGAGTTGTAATTACAGGTTTAGGAGTCGTCAGCCCTTTAGGAGTAGGTGCAAAAAATTCTTGGAATGCTTTATTGGCTGGAAAAAGTggaattgttaaattaaatactccAGAATATGAAACATTGCCATGTCGAGTCG cTGGACAAATCCCAAAAGGCAATGCCCCGGGTTCAttaaatttagatgaaaaattttctaccaGTGAATTAAGATCCATGTGCCCGGCCACAGCTTATGCATTGATAGCAGCTGAAGAAGCCCTTGAAGATGCCAAATGGAAACCCGACGAAGAAACACACAAAAGAGACACTGGAGTTGCTGTAGGAATAGGAATGGTTGATTTAGTTGATGTTTGCTCAATGTACGAAGCtatgaaaaaaagttacagTAAAGTTAGTCCTTATTTCATACCTAGGATTTTGCCTAACATGGCAGCGGGGCAAATTAGTATTAAATATGGATTCAGGGGTCCTAATCATTCTGTTTCTACTGCATGTGCTACTGGTGCTCATGCTATTG gtgATGCTTTTCGTTTTGTAAAGGGTGGAGAGACAAGTGTGATGGTTTGTGGAGCCGCTGAAGCTTGTATCAGTCCTTTAGCAATAGCTGCTTTTTGCCGATTACGAGCTCTTAGTACATCTAAGAATGATCTACCAACTGAAGCATCAAGACCATTCGACAAAGACCGTGATGGCTTTGTAATGGGTGAAGGAGCAGCTATATTAATCATAGAAGAGCTAGAACATGCGCTAGCAAGAAACGCTAACATCTACGCAGAAATATTAGGCTACGGATTATCAGGAGACGCTGCTCACTTAACAGCACCAAGTGAAGATGGAGTAGGTGCTATTTTAGCCATGGACCGAGCTTGCAAAAATGCACAAGTTGATCTTAATGACATAACTTACGTCAACGCTCATGCTACTTCTACACCTATTGGAGATGCTGTTGAACTTAAAGCTATTGAAACTCTGTTTGGAGCTTACAGTAAAAATGTCACGGTGTCTAGTACTAAGGGAGCACATGGACACTTGTTAGGAGCTGCTGGAAATCTTGAGATTGCTTTTACTATTCTTGCTATTAAAAATTCTGTTATTCCACCTACGCttaatttacataatttaGATTATTCGGGTCCACTGCAATTTGTTCcacatgttaaaaaaaattggagcTCTGTGTCCAAGAGAACTGCTTTGAAAAATGCATTTGGATTCGGTGGCACTAATGCTTCTTTGTGTTTTACGGAGTTTGTTAGatag
- the LOC123265349 gene encoding tRNA N(3)-methylcytidine methyltransferase METTL2, whose protein sequence is MAESENNKQSRPQFGNRVLKKEDNVFQHNAWDNVKWDDEQQKLAQEKVAQNSVITASEKELELYGIEASKNWDKFYGIHQNRFFKDRHWLFTEFPELAPYKVKDDLSVPEKVESERKKENTDEKELEENSLTEQRILEIGCGVGNTIFPILAYNSNPKVYLYGCDFSSVAIDILKTHKEYNESRCKAFVLDISQDDWDVPFEPNSLDIVLLIFVLSAIKPDKQIHVVKQIHRYLKPGGLVLFRDYGRYDLAQLRFKKGQCLGDNFYARGDGTQVYFFTQENLQGLFEGCNFKEEQNIVDRRLQVNRGKQLKMYRVWIQGKYRKTLE, encoded by the exons atggcagagagtgaaaataataaacaatcaCGCCCGCAATTTGGAAATAGAGTACTAAAAAAAGAAGACAATGTATTTCAACATAATGCatg ggacAATGTTAAATGGGATGATGAGCAACAAAAATTAGCACAGGAAAAAGTAGCACAAAATTCAGTAATTACAGCTTCCGAAAAAGAACTTGAATTGTATGGAATAGAGGCAAGTAAAAATTGGGATAAATTTTATGGAATTCATCAGAACAGATTTTTCAAAGACAGACATTGGTTATTCACTGAATTTCCTGAATTAGCTCCGTACAAAGTAAAAGATGATCTCAGTGTACCTGAGAAGGTTGAAtcagaaagaaaaaaagaaaataccgATGAAAAAGAGTTGGAAGAAAATTCATTGACTGAACAAAGAATTCTAGAAATTGGCTGTGGAGTTGGGAATACTATTTTTCCAATTCTTGCTTATAATTCAAATCCAAAAGTTTATTTGTACGGATGTGATTTTTCGTCTGTTGCTATAGATATATTAAAAACACATAAAGAGTATAATGAATCACGCTGTAAAGCATTTGTGTTGGATATTAGTCAAGATGACTGGGATGTGCCTTTTGAACCCAATAGTTTAGATATTGTCTTGTTGATATTTGTTCTTTCTGCGATTAAACCAGACAA gcaAATTCATGTAGTCAAACAAATTCATCGTTATTTAAAACCCGGAGGATTAGTTCTTTTTAGAGATTATGGGAGATATGACTTGGCTCAACTGAGATTCAAAAAAGGCCAATGTCTTGGTGACAATTTTTATGCTAGAGGAGATGGTACAcaggtttatttttttacgcaAGAAAATCTCCAGGGTTTATTTGAAGGATGTAATTTCAAAGAAGAGCAAAATATTGTTGATAGGCGATTACAAGTCAATCGTGGTAAACAATTGAAAATGTATCGAGTTTGGATTCAAGGAAAATATCGAAAAActttggaataa
- the LOC123265332 gene encoding uncharacterized protein LOC123265332 isoform X2 codes for MDSYVSCIKVRGTRILPPVMTDELRAEMNYYKQLALEVEERLSRLETISTEEVEEEIENSFEEDKPPDSKTSIFYRQESVTSFTGDSPEQSKGEINKISCEQVNDGWKGRSDDETITNSTDVNKYINTSGSSKTDTSEVGKPCVPKTLDIIPITVDHRNLIERKASSDVEEADTEVPKLVRQGSYTLESPSPMLLAHFQQPENDYVPTSTANGVKPREWSVNYCKVEWTLKEKQGIGVKNNHQTDNDLIDRRNSISEDVNKKDYKLIGKKTDKQSSSLNHAAKSVDCIQSMLTKENFSSTSNHQSNIPVVRSKSSNAVKNYLNNFKNSIEICSVAKIYGAQKAFSNGNSPTSRKKYADNKMTRSFEGSSTDQYDSRPVDKSKPVVTSEKLLQVFKEIQKTHHHQMAHLIARQQKEQIIMQQEFEKQQLMLLEQLEKTCPGISLPAIIKKITTPVDKLKRYNSPRDSVSLPKDNQNRSDSESSPLNGSSFGSEGSLSIHFTSHDASLSESKTNRERRSSVSRQLFPLECKSTHVPITNGAVYDDRHVKAATIINAYVRGYLTRRLMKTERVMTLKNTYREALHCMLKLHVDAPWELAELNFHKRLQHQCDAASMSIVELFSQSPSKRMSIISQDRQVKQARQQRPTSAKSSYSFATQRTLARKKFKEMGIITMPEPASRNREPCTARTRCQTWTSNSREKRSPGLINQGIKRSTSAGAVRKPWR; via the exons ATGGATTCGTACGTGAGTTGTATAAAAGTTCGAGGGACACGGATCCTTCCACCTGTT ATGACAGATGAATTGAGAGCAGAGATGAATTATTACAAGCAACTAGCTTTAGAAGTTGAAGAAAGATTATCAAGACTTGAAACTATCAGCACTGAGGAAGTtgaagaagaaatagaaaattcATTTGAAGAAGACAAACCACCAGATTCCAAAACTTCTATTTTTTATCGGCAAGAAAGTGTTACAAGCTTTACTGGTGATAGTCCAGAACAATCCAAGGGagagattaataaaataagctGTGAGCAAGTAAATGATGGATGGAAAGGCCGTTCTGACGATGAGACAATAACTAATAGCACAGATGTTAATAAGTACATAAATACATCGGGTTCTTCCAAGACAGACACATCAGAAGTAGGAAAACCTTGCGTACCCAAAACTTTAGACATTATTCCTATTACAGTAGACcatagaaatttaattgaaagaaaaGCTTCATCTGACGTTGAAGAAGCTGACACTGAAGTTCCAAAATTAGTTAGACAAGGTTCCTATACACTGGAGTCACCAAGCCCAATGCTATTAGCTCACTTCCAGCAACCGGAAAATGATTACGTTCCTACTTCGACGGCTAACGGTGTTAAGCCGAGAGAATGGAGCgttaattattgtaaagtaGAGTGGACGCTTAAAGAAAAACAAGGAATTggtgtaaaaaataatcatcagACGGATAATGATTTGATTGATAGACGAAATAGTATCTCTGaagatgttaataaaaaagattataaattaattggaAAAAAGACTGATAAACAATCAAGTAGCTTAAATCACGCTGCTAAATCTGTTGATTGTATTCAATCGATGTTaacgaaagaaaatttttccagcACTTCCAATCATCAAAGTAACATTCCTGTTGTCAGATCCAAGTCAAGCAAtgctgttaaaaattatttaaataattttaaaaatagtatagAGATTTGCAGTGTTGCTAAAATTTACGGTGCTCAAAAAGCATTTAGTAATGGAAATTCTCCAACTAGTAGAAAGAAATATGCTGACAATAAAATGACCCGGAGCTTTGAAGGTTCAAGCACTGACCAATATGATAGCCGTCCTGTTGATAAATCTAAACCGGTTGTTACATcggaaaaattacttcaagtGTTCAAAGAAATCCAAAAGACTCATCACCACCAAATGGCTCATCTTATCGCTCGGCAACAAAAAGAGCAAATTATTATGCAGCAGGAATTTGAGAAGCAGCAATTGATGCTTCTTGAGCAGCTGGAAAAAACCTGCCCTGGTATTTCTCTCCCGGCGATTATTAAGAAGATTACTACTCCAGtggataaattaaaaagatataATTCTCCACGAGACTCTGTATCCTTGCCGAAAGATAATCAGAATCGGTCGGATAGTGAAAGCAGTCCTCTAAATGGCAGCTCTTTTGGGTCTGAGGGAAGCTTGTCAATTCATTTTACGTCTCATGATGCTTCTTTGTCGGAAAGTAAAACTAATCGTGAAAGAAGATCCAGTGTTAGTCGACAACTATTTCCATTAGAATGTAAATCTACTCATGTTCCTATTACTAATGGAGCTGTTTATGATGATCGTCATGTA aaagcTGCCACTATTATTAATGCTTATGTACGTGGTTACTTAACAAGGAGATTAATGAAGACTGAGAGAGTtatgactttaaaaaatacatatagaGAAGCTTTGCATTGTATGTTAAAATTACATGTTGACGCTCCTTGGGAGTTGGCTGAATTAAATTTCCACAAACGTTTACAACATCag TGCGATGCAGCATCTATGAGTATCGTCGAATTATTTTCCCAAAGTCCATCGAAAAGAATGTCTATTATATCACAAGATCGACAAGTAAAGCAAGCACGTCAACAACGACCAACTTCTGCTAAATCTTCGTATTCTTTTGCAACACAACGAACGttagcaagaaaaaaatttaaaga aatgggAATAATAACAATGCCAGAACCAGCATCGAGAAATCGTGAACCCTGTACTGCAAGAACACGATGTCAAACTTGGACATctaattcaagagaaaaacgTTCTCCAGgattaataa atcAAGGCATTAAACGTAGTACGAGTGCTGGTGCCGTCCGTAAACCTTGGCGATAA